The genomic interval AAGTACACATTGGGAATTAGCTCTTTTATACACCATCTTATAAATTTCAACCCCTTCAAAGGCTAAGATTATGAAAACAATTGAAtgcataataattttaatgacAAAGAGGTATGGGTAGAAAAAGTAATTAGGAAAGAGGTGTATGTCATTGTAGATACAAGTAATTGGGTTGTGGACAAGGCAAGATGAGGGTGTGAAAAGGAGGTGTGAGGAAACGTCGCATAAGATGTTGCCACATCAAGAAGGCAAAGGAAACAGAAAGGCATAGGGTTCAACATCAGATAATTTTTCTACTTTGAGAGAGGGGGCATGTAAGTGGTGCAGTTTGCATTGAAGTATTAATTGAAACCCAAACATCAAAAAAACAACCAAAATTGAAGTGGTCCCCCGGAACCTCTGGGACTATGACTTTAATGCAAGGAAGGTGTTTGCATTGCATGAATGAAGGGTTGTTGCTGTTAAAAGGGTTAGAAAGAAATCAAATGTGGGTTTTTTTAAGAGCATGTTGGGTGGGAGAAAGGGGTCCACTCTCCACATATCTTGACATGGCTCAATCCTGCCAACAAGGCTACTTCCATTAAATCCAAAGCTTATAATTTGCGAAAGATGGGGCTCAGACTGATCAGCCCTTCCTCAGCCCAAACCaaccaaataaattaataaaattaaaacaaatgaagagaaaatccTAACTTAATGACAAAGCCCAAGAAAttatgagagagagagagagagagagagagagaagagaaagacTAAAAAGGAAGAGGACAGTGACTTGTCTTGGGATGGCAACGAAAGGTAGAATTATGAACAAGGGAGGCAGTTGGGGCTTTGAGAATAATTGCAAAACGAGTCAAGCATGCACGAATAAAGCAGTCTGGTTTTTGCAGAGAGACTCCAACgaaattaaaaacataaaattactatttcaAATAATACTCACACAAAATCTACAGGTACTGAAATAAACCCACCCTTTCACCACATTTCACTACCACCAAATTTATCAgctttcctttccttctctCCAAGTGTACCTCAACTAGGAAGTGAAGGAAAGAGCTTTTTAAGCTGGCAAACGGTAAAAAAACACGAAGGTGGTATATAGTTCTTGAAACAAGtgaaagaagggaaaaagatTTCATTGCTTCACAGATATATCCCCCCTCCTTTTCTGTAtacatgacaaatattttatgtacCTGTTCCTAACTCATAGATttcctcctttcttttcttttatatgggaaatattttcttaattgaaaaagaatatttagttaatgattttagattattattattattatatacataaccaataaaattattaaactcTACAAACACTGTTTAaactatatttaaaaaaaatatataattaattaaatgaatgCGTGGCAACATTCCAACTTTacttttaaagtttaaaattttttttccaatatataaaatattaatccaTATTTTTATTGGTTAATTAAAGAAGAGGTAATTAGCATCATTATCATTGCAAAATCTTGAATACGAAAGAGCTCAAATAATTTTGTAAACCGTAACTGTTTGGAGCTAGGCTCTTAATGTTAATGCTGATAGAAAGCAACcgaaaacaaaaggaaaggcAGACATATCAAAGAAAGCCATATATGCAAAATgacttacttttttttttgctttaattgatttatttttcatcttatattatttttaatgaattggAATATATGGGTATATTGAATTAATATCAGATGGTGTAGAAAGAGCGCCATAGGATATAAATAGGAAGAAACAATTAAGTACAAATTCAAAGTTCTTattattcataattaaataaatgttgTAAAGTGGTCCAATCACTACCTACACATAATGATATATGTGAAGacaaaaattagtttttttttgggCCAATTATGAAGACAAATTACTTTAATCTGTTATTAGgttataatgtttttttttttggaagtaGTTATTAGGTTATAATGTTGATAATGAGAGTTGTGACAAAAAATTTGACACAAACATATCGAAAAGccaagaaacaaaaatcaattacGTGAAAAACGTCGAGAgtgaaaaaatagaaaaggcTTACGACCCTTTAAATGTTAaatattggtttttttttttcatttttcgtTTCCATTTATACTCTAAATATGATCAATTAGACAAGGTATACAACTAATTTGGGGAATATAGTTATAAGCTGGGAAGCAATTTCAAATAAGTCTAGTTTTCTTCCATAAAAAAGTAAtattagatatatatatatatatatattaggaATTCTATTTAGTTCTAACTTGAACTTATGTTACAAACCCTAAAAGCAAATATGATTAAAGGGTAATATATAcgttttaataaaatattaattagtatatatatgtgaacttttttatatcttttttttttgttatgcaTCAGTCATTTGTAAGCAGAGTGCAAATTGTTATCCATgatctttaaaatttaatattgaaGTTTATGatcttttaaaaatgtttaaattcttttactCCATTAACTacaatgaaaattaataaaaagtgtTATCTCAGTATCACATGAACATTTATATAACATAACTTGTTActcaaatgatttttttttttaaaaaaaactttttttattggttAGGTGAATATCTAAATGTATGAGTCCACTTAATTTTGTCACATGTAAATTTATATGGACGTCCTGTGATGCTAAAGAAACAGATTATGTCAGATTTTAAAGCGAGATgatgaaatgaataaatttagaatattttaaaaagtttcaaattcaaaaattaaattttaagagtgaatgaagataaaaaaatatcataaaaatgtCATGGATGTCTGATGGTACAATTTCTTATTTCATACACATGGGAAAGTAATCTGTTTATATAAATCAACCGATTAAATCTGCGTACTTAGAGTATTATTAATCATGTTATACATATGTCAGTTATTGTTGATCATGTTTTAGGGTTGATATATACATAGttaagaaaacaagaaaaggaagaaaggggCAAAAAAATAATGGAGAATGCATGCACAGCATAATTTGGTACCCAGCTGAGAAAGGAGATTATTACAATTGTGTTCTCCATTCGTGTAATCAggttaacaattttttttttgaggaCCACTTTTGCAGAATACTGCAGCAGATATAAAACAGCCAACAGCTATAAAGAACCAACACCAACTAATAGTACCCCTCCCTGGTcctggagagagagagagagagagagagagagagcttgCCATTTGCCTTGCCatgcctctctctctcttgtctctcttgatgaaaaagagagaaagcaaagcaaagggaaatttggaaaaagagagagataaaTACTTACCAACGAATTGATGAAGTTGGGTCATTTCTCTTTTACAAGTTACTAACGTGGTGTTGACTGATGGATACACGTACAATGGGGGCAATTTAGAGTATGAGAGGAAGAGACagatttccctttttttttttttacagagacaaaataaaaaaaaaatggaaaaaagaagTGTGGTGCACCTTCGCTATCCTGCAAATAATACTTTTAAAGAGGCTCATCTTTTTGGATATATTCACAGATAATAACAATGACAAGAACATATGGCAATTATGACGATGGTGGAGATGCtgatgataattaatttatcgTCTATatattctttctctctcttctttctccttATATTCACAGTAATTTTATCGaattcatatttcataaaatttgaacataaaatttaaaaatttaaaaatttctttctttattatcAAGATAAAATCTGATCATcggtaaaaatttttaataattgaagTCAATTGCAAACAATCTGATAACTGTTAATCTTTGGTTCGATTGCATGTTATAACTAATTTTACTAagatgttatttatatttaatgattaagaaaataaagaaaaaaaatgacttatgatataaaaaattgtgtaaatcattataaaaatatatagtaagatatatacacataataatttattgtgGAGGTACTTACAAAGAGAGTCAAATCAAGAGGGGCGTACCAATctaaaagaaggaaaaagaaaaaaacccaCATTTCAAAACCTAAACAATTCACATGAGCATAGGAGTTGATGTGTGCTTTTCCACAAAATACATCCAGCCTCTCCCAATAGGCTGTCAATTTGAATTGATAACTAGCTCTCTTGTTACCATCACCATAAGTAGTGAAGGGAACATGTGTTTATATGAGAtggtaaagaagaaaaataccCGCATTTATAATTTGAAAACAGTATTGAGAGCAATGTGATTAATATCCTTTGGTAACTCAGTAAGTTTTCCTAAAGTACTCTCTCATGAGTCATGACCCTTAACACTTTGGCATTATTTATTGCTCAAGGGATTGTTTTGGAAATAATCAGAGGAGAATCGGTCAAGCTAAATATAGCCTAATCATTCTCTAACAACGTCTTagtaattaattgatttttcttacctcaaaatttacttaattaacaAGATAATGTAGTAATGTGTATATTacaaatattcataaaaagGGGGGTTTGTGTTCATTATGCATACGGATGGTAGCATAAATGCACCAAACCTCTTCTTTTTGCATCGGCTTAAGGCCTTCAAAGAAATatagtttttcaaaaaaaaaaaacaaatattcataaaagatataataaaattagtttAGATTTGAAGTTGAGATATAACTTGATTGGTAATCACACTTTTTCCCTAAGAGTTTCAAGTTTAAACCTACAATTCTATTCATTAAGAAAAATGCTTGGTTCTAATCTTCTTaggtatttaatttttttcttgggtatccaattgaaattaaaacatcCAAATCGGTTCATTTCCTTGAGAACATCAACAATAATTATACAACTAATGAATCTAATGATCACAGAACTTTTAAATGGAACtgaaatttttctaaaaacaaaaaggattGAGAACATGTTAtaatatcaaatcaaagtaTACAAACTTTGAAAAGTTCTAAACCAAATTAGGAATTGTAAATTAATTTGCCTGAATATTGCcatcattattttataaagtaTCTTTTATAAATATCTTCATGGCATATATGTCTACATTCCTCTCctccaaaagaaaataaataaaaaaaaaggaaagaaaaagcagGGGGCGGTAACATAAATTTTCAAGATCTTAGGAGGAGTGGCAGAACTTtccaaaaaaaccaaaaatttaaGTGAAAGGAAGCAAAGGTAGTACTTTGACAACCCAAACTGCCAAAGCCACTCTCATCTGACCAGAACTTGTGGCCTTGTCAGCCCTCACTCTCAGATCATGGGTCAGCCCCATTTGTCTATGGTTCACTCATCCATACCCCCCCCTTTTATAGGCCCCACCCCCTCCCCCCACATAGCTACCTTCCCTTCCCCTTCCCCTTCCCCTTCCCCTCCCCCTTCTCCTCCTTTTCCTCTCCTTTCCTCCCCCCTCGCTTTTGCATTTCCTTTGCCAATCTCTTCAAAACTCCCTCCAAATAAACGCCCACCCACCGCCCTCTCCTCCTTTTTCCTTcgtttttctcttcttcatgGAGAAGAATGAAAGGGAAACTCATGACTTCATGAACGTGGAATCCTTCTCTCAGCTCCCCTTCATCCGTCCCGCCCCTATCAAAGAAAAGGGTATTCGTTTATTTGGCAAAGAGTTCGGTGGTGACTCAGCTACGGCGAGCAACGAGTCAGAGTCAGCTGAGAACAACGAAGACACAACGAAGGAGAACGAGAATGGGGATAACAGCAGAAGATTCGAGTGCCACTATTGTTGCAGAAACTTCCCTACTTCTCAAGCTCTAGGCGGTCACCAAAACGCTCACAAGAGGGAACGCCAACATGCCAAACGAGCTCATCTTCAGTCGGCAATGGTGCACAACTCTTTATCCGATGCTCATATTTATGGCCTCGTTAACTACAGGCTGGGCTCAGCTCCAACGCCAGCCATGACTTACCCTTCATGGAACAATAGCATTAGCAGTAGTAGCAGTAGGTTTTATGGGAACCACGGCTCGTTTTCTCAGCCACCCATCAATGGCAGCCCACTGGGATTATGGAGAATCCCTGCTACGGTTCAAAGCAACTCATCTTTCAATCGTGACCGCTCATCATCGCATCCGTTGCCTTTGTTTGCTGGTGATGAGTTGAAGCCGTCGCAGGTTGTTGGTGGTGGTGGTTCAAGTTCCCAGAGTCGGTACGTTTATGAATCGAAGTCCGGCGTGCCAGACCATGTGAGTTTGGATCTACATCTGTAATAATTTGGCAATAACTTTGATTTAAACGAGAAAACAAAATCTTTGCTGTGCAAAATGAGGCGATTATATATTCCTAGCACACCAATCTTATtcacttgtttttttttctttttaacatcttggtttttttaatttttctttagtATGATTTCATAtgtaaatgaaatgatttacGAGCTCTTCATCATTCTCCACAAGCCTAGCTACCGTGTAACTTCAAAAACATGAGCTGAGATGTGTAcgttaaatttttaatctcttctTTTAGCTACTTTGCTCTCTTAgggtatatatattatcatttgGTTAGAGTTTTGGAAACGTTTTCTCTTGCTTTTGAAAGCAAAgacagaaaaataaaaatctctACTGTACTAATTTGGCTTTTAAAAGTATGGAAAAACAATAGAAACAGTATATAAGGTCATCATATTCTTgatctttttcctctttggcCATTGTTattaatgttttcttttttttctcttttttccccAAGATTTATGAATTAGTTTTCTGTCATCTCTTAAGCTTAAAAGGATCATGTTACAGTTGCAACCTATATGTCTTCCCCATTTCAGAATTTTTCACACGTGTGAGGAATATTGTTTTCGAAGTGGCTATCAGTGTGGAGCACATGAACATCTCTGTAGCTACACACGTGTACATAAGTCTATATGTTGTCTGTCTGAAACAGGTGTTGGAGggtgagagaaagagaaagagaaagagaagggaCAGAGAGATTTAAGATAGAGTTTTTATTCAGTACTCCAACagtgaggaaaaaaaaaaaaggaaaacataaTCAGAGAGATGGATTATTGACAAGGTTTTGGATATATGCCCCTTTTCTCTGCATGAAAATgctgaagagaaaatgatgatatatacTTTTTCATGGCATTTTTAGGTATAGTATAGGGCGTAGGTCGCCAAAATTTATTACATGTtcatccatttttctttttggtcttTGCTGATAGTATTGAATCAGAATtcaatatatacatatgcacagagaaagagagagagagagagagagagagaagatttttcttttatgttatttatgttAGCCAATCAAACTTTAAATGATGTCTGATGATATGTATAAAGATTTGCGGTGGAACCTCCTGTCATGAGACCAGAAGAGGAGGGAACAAAGGTGGCAATTTTTTGGCCACAGCTGATATATGGAAAAAAACCACCcaatacatacatacatacatacatacttatatatatatatatatttgaaagcAGCAATTAATAAATGATCCACTTCCaccaaattataaaaaaatgcgCTCCGTCTGATTTGAAATCATATGATTCTTCAGGGCTTAGTGGGACCATCTtgcaaaatgcaaaaaaaaaaaaaaaatacatagaTGGGAGAGAACAGGAGTAGCTAGCTGGGGGGGACATTCTTATATAAAGTAAACTGATGAGTGACATGTTCGCTGATGGAAAAAATGTAGGGGCTTGGAAGGGGGATGATGGGTCACTTGACTCACTTCTTTTTTGCCTTAAAATCTGCAAGCACATTTTTTGATTTCTCAGAGGGACAACAGTACCATCCCATCCAAAGCTTTCATGGCTTCAAAAATGGTAAAACCAACCCCTCTCACAAAAGGTTGTGTCCTTGTTTTTGCAATAAGAGAGAATTGATGAAGGAACATACGAACATGGCAGTTAAGTCTGCCATCTTTATTTTCTCACCTTTTATATGTACCTTGGCTTTTATGTCTGCAagagagatagagagagaagGGGAGTTAGGTGGGTTAGTTTTTATGGGTGAATCGAGAGTGGGAGAAAAAAAGGAGAGGAATGCTGTAGAATTTGGTGATTCTTACCGACGCCAAGGGGGGAATATAGAGAGAAAAaggcattttcttttttaacaaaacacaataattCAGTGATAGTTGGTACTGCTGCCTCGTGtgtcttcttccttttctctaATCTATCTGTAATTGTGGCAGCAAGCAGCATCCCACAGGGTCAGGATTTCTGGGGGTTGCTAATGTACATCACTCAATGAATTTCTAACAAACTACAGAGAAAAAGGCATCcccattttataaaatttagtatatatatatatatatatataagtccTTTGCCTCTTCTTCTGTTTCATGTTGGGATTTGTGTTTTGTCTCACCCGTTTTGCTTGCAAGAGAAAAGTGTGCCCGGAAATCATAAGCATATACTACTAgtattactttttcttttcttattttccctTCCAGCTTGCTTTTTTGAACAGGAGAAATATGTTGACCAGCTCCTTGCATGTTGTTCAATAACCCAGCTAGGGtttcaaatgtaaaataaagatataaaTAATCCCACTCTAATTAAGAACCTAGAAATGAAAATGTCAAATTCTTTGTCACATTTGGAACTTTTCTGGAAGGCAAGATTGCAAAACCAATAACATTTAATGTGAATTTCACTTTATAAAAGTAAAGCCAATTCAAAGATGTAAGATGCTGAAGCTGAACTTATACTAGAGCGACCAGAGCAGCTGCATATGCATCAAAAGAATGAAGATTTTCCTGCTGGAGATTAGCCTCCAGGTTATAGAAATCTATACTTgagcaaatatatataaataacctGTTGGTTTTGAGAAAACCACAATGGTTTTCCGCCTAATAAAGATACTGCCTAACAGATTTAGCAAAATGACAGAATCGGTTAGTGTAGCTCACTTCAAAATAGCTGCGATGAGGCTTTCTTGCTTTGAGTTACGATTTGAAGATTACATGTCAATTTTACAACTTCAAGTATCTCCATTGTTGAAGCAATTCCTAAAGGTGTGTTAAGAAGCCCTTTCAAGCAGGTGCAAACTTATGGACGAAATCTAGCTATCTAGCCCCCTATTTCGAGTGGTACTCCTGATGGTAATGACACAAGTTATTCGCCTTCATACTTGCTCTAAAGATTGGTGAAGCTATTCAAACTTTGCTCGTAAACAAGATGATGCTTCTTACTTCATTCCTGAAATCAAAGAGatatatttattcattttacaATCTCCTAAAGTTCCTATGGAAAGTTCATATTTGCAGCTTTGAgtttttgtttagtttttaATCTAAAAATCCCACAAATNAACCATATttagcatgaaatttgaaagagaggaaatttccagcaatcattccatctcacccagctcatgtgcatcccaccacatcgtgcacatagccgtaTAGTAtaaccatccatctccctcaccaccgtcatcatCGGCAACtgcacactcaccccgcacatgcacggttgcatttgtcacacaatggttccttttatgacatagtatacatatatctatatatataagagCTTGTCTTAGATTGGCCAATGATTGCGTATTTACAcctaacaaaattttaagcaTTCTTGGAACGTATATCCATCACATCAAACCTTTGCAACATAAcgcaatttttaattaaaaatatatccAAGTTGAAGCAAAAGCTTCTAAAGCTATCGACGGAACCTCCATTTGTAAGCAAAGAGGGaattaattatcaattaaGAAAATGAACAAGACGTTTTTGTGAGGCAAAACAGATATGCAAAAGCTCTGTAAGAGAACTTACCACCACTTATGGCAAGCCCTAACAAGTTTTAGTCAATAATAATGAGATTTAATAGATTCTATTGAAGATCGAAAAAAGCTTCATCAGTAGACTCTTTGAGAGCAATGAGAAATGGGACATCATTGATTTCAACTTTACTTGACACATTCAGTATGTGTTAGGTGGAAGAGTTGTCCTCACAAACagataaagagaaaattctTTGTCCAGGACTCTTTATCTACTAATGTCTTATAAGACAATAATGAGATGGTCACCACTGTTTTTTCGACCTATGCTTTTCTCTTCATTCCAATCTAACTAACCTCTGTACTccaccatatatatatatatatatatatatatatatatatatatatatatatatatatatgcaccAATAAATTACCATCTAAATTGCCAAGAATATGCATTTCTCCAATACCCCATCTTAGAAAGGAGGGAATTATAACAATACGATCTTCCTATCAATAGCGACCCAATTATTTATTACAGATCTAAGCCTAAATGCTTGATCAGCTGACCTAATTAAATAACTCAAGCACACTAAGTTAGAGCCCGTTTGGCACACCAGGCCGGGTGGTACAATGGGGCCTTCCCACCCCCTTAATTTTGGGGGGCAACCAGTGCTTCAGTCTTAATCTAGTAGTAGGTAGGTATGTAAAAAATTCCAAGTATTTGGTGGAGAAATACAAGAACATTAACTGGTGTTTCAGAAAAAACTAATGAATTCTAAATGCACCTTTTTTGGGAAGGCATGCATCGGCCCCTGTGTTTTGAGGTAAAGAGCAACCCTGATGAGGTACATCCGGCTTCACTGTGTGGTAGCAAGCATCAAAAGGGCAATAATAAGAATAAGGCATTAATGGTGCCATTAGGACAAAACATTGATGAAAGGATGCTTGGAAAGACATGCATATAAATACATTGCAACTCACTCACAAGCAGTAATTGAATACTGTAAGCACTACTACcgtgtattttttttttttttttttttcacatctagCTCAGTAACTTGGCTAGGGCTTCTCACCTACCAACACGGAAATGCAGGAAAGGCCATTTTACCCTAGATAATCCACTCATCCAACATGCAAGAAAGGGCCAAATTGGACCACTCAACATGGGGTGGTGCCttagatttttgttattattattattattatttatttatttattttcgtCCTGAGAAATGAGAAATCAAAGGGCACCCCCTTAAAAAACAGAGTGAACAGTGTTACATCAACCCCAACTATCTAGGGTCCCACAAGTAAATGCTGAAGAGGGGGCATGTGATGAGGAAGGATGATAAAAAGAGGCATACAATAAAGACGGTTGAGGAGTACACACATTATCATTAGGACCACTTTTCTCCCTTGCTCTATTTTTATACCAGAGAGAGCGAGACCAGTGGAATTTAAGAAACATCGGC from Theobroma cacao cultivar B97-61/B2 chromosome 5, Criollo_cocoa_genome_V2, whole genome shotgun sequence carries:
- the LOC18599153 gene encoding zinc finger protein 8 — protein: MEKNERETHDFMNVESFSQLPFIRPAPIKEKGIRLFGKEFGGDSATASNESESAENNEDTTKENENGDNSRRFECHYCCRNFPTSQALGGHQNAHKRERQHAKRAHLQSAMVHNSLSDAHIYGLVNYRLGSAPTPAMTYPSWNNSISSSSSRFYGNHGSFSQPPINGSPLGLWRIPATVQSNSSFNRDRSSSHPLPLFAGDELKPSQVVGGGGSSSQSRYVYESKSGVPDHVSLDLHL